Genomic DNA from Candidatus Koribacter versatilis Ellin345:
TTCAAAGGCGCAATACGCAAGCTCAAGGCAGAAATGGATGGTGAGATTGACGTTGGCGGGCCAATCCTGGCGCAAAGCCTGACCGAAGCCGGTCTTATCGATGAGTATCGGCTCTACCTCCGCCCCGTCGTGCTGGGGAGCGGTACGCCATTCTTCGCGGGCCCTCGGCCGCCTCTCCACCTGGTGGCCAGCGATCTCATCGTCGAGGACCTGATTCGGTTGACTTACGTTCCTGCGTAATCGCGCACTAACCGGCACGCTTGAAAAACTGCACCGCGCGTTCGTGCTTCTCAGCAGCGGCACGCGTCGAGAATGTGCCGAGGTTGCGGCGCTTGCCGGTTTTCGTGTCCTTCTTCTTAGAGTAGAGCCGGAATTTTCCTGACGACATTTTGCGGATCATAAAAACTTGGATGTCAGGTGGGCGGCCACGCGATGCCGCCAAAAAAGAGGCGTGACTTGCGCCACGCCTCGGAGGGTAAAGCATGCGTGCCCCGGGAAGAGCACGCGTTCGAAGAAAACCTAGGAACCGACCTCTTCGCCCGCCTTCTTGCCCTTTTCGTGCAGGGCCGCGACGTTGAGGATGCACTCTTCGAGAATGTCGAGAGCGATGTCGGCTTCTTCCTTGGTCACGATCAGTGCCGGTGCGATGCGCAGGGTGTTCGGTCCGGCGCCGAGGTAGAGAATGCCTTTTTCGAAAGCGAGGTCAACAACCGCGTCGCGCAGTTCGCCCGCAGGACGCTTGGTCTTCTTGTCGCTGACGAACTCGACACCGAGCATCAGGCCATGGCCACGGACGTCGCCCACGAGCGGCATCTTCTCGGGCCACTTCGAAATGCGGTTCATGATGTGCTTGCCGACGGTCTCGGCGTTCTTCACGCCTTCGCGCTCGAGAACATCGAGCGTAGCGAGTGCCGCAGCAATCGCGACGGGATTCCCGCCGAACGTGGAAGCGTGCGAACCCGGGACCCAGTCCATGATCTCGGCCTTGGTCAGGCAAACGCTGAGTGGCATACCGCTGGCAATGCCCTTGGCGATGGTGATCATGTCAGGCTCAACACCGGTGTGCTCCACCGCCCACCACTTGCCGGTACGACCGCAGCCGGACTGCACTTCGTCGCAAACCAGCAGGATGCCGTGCTTGTCGCAAATCTTGCGGAGTTCCTGCATGAACGCCGGAGGCGCAGGCAAATAGCCGCCTTCACCCTGAATGGCTTCGACGAAAATCGCGGCGACTTCTTCCGGAGCGATGTCGGTAGTAAAGACCTTCTCCTCGAGGAAGCGCGCGACGGAAACGGCGTATTCGTTCGCGTCAGTGCCTTCTGGACGGCGGTACAAATTAGGATACGGGATGTGCGTCACACCCGGAACCAGCGGCGAGAAGCGGCGATGCTGCTGCGGCTTCGACGCGGTCAACGACAGGGCGCCCATGGTACGACCGTGGAAGGCGCCGTAGAAAGCGATGATGTGCTGGCGCTTGGTATGGTAGCGCGCGAGCTTCAGGGCGCATTCGATGGCCTCCGCGCCCGAGTTGCCGTAATAAACCCGGTGCGGTCCCTTCATCGGGGCGATCTTCGAGAGGCGATCACCGAGGGTGATCATAGACTCGTAATAGAAATCCGTGCCCGACATGTGAATGAGTTCGCCGGCCTGCTTCTGGATGGCGGCGACGACTTCAGGATGGCAGTGGCCGGTCGAGGTCACGGCGATGCCGGAAGAGAAGTCGAAGAACTCGTTGCCGTCCACGTCTTCAATCACCACGCCATGGCCGCGCTTGGCGACCAGCGGGTACGAACGGGTGTAGGACGGCGAAATGATGCGGGCATCGCCCTCGAGGACGCGCTGGGCGTTGGGACCGGGTAGCTTGGTGCGAATCTTGGGGCCGGCAGTAGTAATTGCGGTGGACATGGTAGTTCTCCTTCGTTGCTGGGCGCGGGTAAGCGCGGCGGACCGAGGCCGGGCGTGGAAGCGGGACAGGTTTGTCCGCTGGTGCACGCAAACAGAAGTGATGTAGGTGAGGAGTTAGTCGCCCGAGAAGAGGTTGGGACGGGCTTGCGATGGGGCGAGACGAACGTCAGCGCGGGCTGAAACAGGCCGCGACCAGGCGTTACGCTTCAGGAATTCCAAATAGCCCATCATCGATTTACTCCACAACGATTATAGCCCCGTTTAGTGCCAAAAAGCACCCCTGAAACCGGAGCTTCGCCAGTACCGGAGGTAACTATCCGGAGGTCGCCGCGACAGAGGTTGCGCCACCGGAAAGCAGGTATTGCACGGTGTGGACGAGGTCGGCAGGAGGCACATTGATCTGCAAAACCGCGTCTGCGGCTTCAGTGTGGCGGGCGGAGTCGTCATACATCACCACGAGCCGGACCTGCGGACTTCGGCGCCGGAGTGCGATGCTGATCTTCAGACGGTCCGACGGATGGACGAGGTGGCCGAAGATCGCCAGCCGGACGTCATTTTCCGCAGCGGCGGCCAGCGCTTCCTCTACCGATGCGCTTACGACTGGGAATCCCGCACCGCTCAGAATCGTCTCGCGAACGGAGAGGTGCTTCTGATGAATCCCGATGTTCAGGACTACCGACTTTCGTTTGGATCTCCGGAATGCTCTGCTGCTCATGGGCCTGCCCCTCCGATGGAATTTGGTGTCGATCGGAGCGAGATCTAAACGCGGAGCGGAGCGACCCACGCAGCTACCTCGACGGGAGGCGCCTGTGCAAATGGAAGCAGTCCATGGATGACTTTGCGGAACGGGAGGTCGTAGAGATCGTTCGAACCCAACAGGACGGAGATCGCGACGACGGCGAAGAAGAAAGCCTCGAGGTTGAGCGGAGTCGCCGGATCAAGGTCTACCTGGGGCATGACCAAAATCCAGTAGATCGCGAACATCACGATCAGCAGGACCCACCTTTGCCATCCACTTCGCACCGAAGCATTAAAAGACAAATCGGGATGCGAGTCAATACGTTCGCGAGTTGCCCGATGGTACTCATCTTCCCTAGAATCAAGGATTCACCACTCGATAGGAACCCTCGCAATGGCGCTTGAGCTTTTCAATACCCTGTCCGGCAAGATCGAAACCTTCCAACCGCTGGAAGACAACGAAGTCCGCATGTATGCGTGCGGGCCTACGGTGTACGACTACGGGCATATTGGCAATTTCCGGACTTTTATCGTGGTGGACACGCTGCGCCGCTTCCTGAAGCAGAGCGGCTACAAGCTCAAGCACGTGATGAACGTCACGGACGTGGACGACAAGATCATCCGCAACGCCGCGCGCGACGGCAAAACCGTGCAGGAGTACACGGCAAAGTATCGCAAGGCCTTCCTCGAAGACTGCGAGGCGCTGAACATCGAGCATCCAGAGTTGCTGGTTAACGCCACCGACCACATCGACGAGATGGCGCGATTCATCAAGCGGATGGAAGACCTGGATGTCGCGTACAAAACAGAAGACGGATCGTATTATTTCCGCATTGCGAAGTTCCCCGAATACGGCAAGCTCTCGAAGAAAGATTTCGCCGGCATGAACGACGGCGCGCGCGTGGACGTGGACGAATACGAGAAGGACAACGCCCGCGACTTTGCCCTGTGGAAGGCTCCAAAGCCGGGCGAGGCGAAGTGGGACACGGTGATTGGGTCGGGACGTCCGGGCTGGCACATTGAGTGCTCGATCATGAGCATGAAGTACTTGGGCGAGTCGTTCGATATCCATCTTGGCGGCGAAGACCTGGTCTTCCCGCACCATGAGAACGAGATCGCGCAATCCGAGTCAGTAACGCATAAGAAGTTCGCGAATTTCTGGGTGCATTCGCGTTTTCTGCTCGTCGAGGGCCAGAAGATGTCGAAGTCGCTCGGCAACTTCTTCACGGTGCGCGATCTGATCCTGATGGGACACAAGCCGTCGAGCATTCGGTTCCTGCTGATGTCGGTTCCCTACCGCAAGCAGTTGAACTTCACGTTCGACGGGCTGAAGCAGGCCGCGATCTCTGTGGACCGTTTGCGGAACTTTAAACGCCGAATACAGACAGAACCCTTCGCCGAAGGCACGAACGACAAGATCGGGCTAATGGCGAATGAAACGATCACGAAGATAAAAGCGGCGCTCGACAACGACTTGAATACCGCCGAAGCTCTTGCGCCGATCTTCGACCTGGTACGTGACGTGAACGCCGCAGCCGATGCGGGCGAGGTGAAGCGCGGCGATGTGGCGTCGTTGCTGGAAGCCCTGCAAAAGTTCGACGAGATCTTCGCGGTGCTCAATGACGACGACTCCGGCAAAGTGAAGTTCGCTGTCGACTGGGCGAACCAAGAAGGCAAAGCCGACAAAATCAGCGCCGAGACCGCCGAGATGGCGAAAGCTGCTGGCCTGAGCGATGAGAAAGTGGAAGCGCTGGTGGCCGAGCATTCGGCGGCGCGGAAAGCGAAAGATTTCAAACGCTCGGATGCGATTCGCGCCGAGCTGATGGAGAGCGGGATCATCCTGGAGAACACCAAGGATGGCGTGCGGTGGAAGCGGAAGTAATTCACCGCGTATTCATGATCCGTTCATTTGCATGAAATTGGCCGGCCTTAATCTGTGTGCATTAACCCCGAACGTGCGGCGGTGAAGCGAACGCTACAACCGCCGCAATCGCGTTCGGTTTATTGCAGTAGGCCCTCCTGGACACACAACCCGCTGACCCCTACGCCGCCCTCCCTGGGCGGTTTTTTGTGACTTACATCTTTTTACGGGGATAAGATGCCAACGGTCTTTAAGCTTGGCAGTCAGATAAAACAATGAGCAACGTCCGCATCCTTCTCTGCCCCTTGGTGGGCTTTTGCCTGCTTGCCTCCATCGCGACGGCACAGGACAAACCGACGCTACGCACTTCGTCTCCACCGGCAGAAGAGCGCCAGCCAGAAGCACAGCCTGACACCCCGTCGTTTCACGTTGAGGTAAAGGAAGTCACCCTGCCGGTGACGGTGCGCGACAAGCACGGCAAGATCGTCCAGACGCTCAATAAAGAAGACTTCAGCCTGGTGCAGGACGGTAAGACGCAGACGATCACCCAGTTCCGTCGCGACACCAAACTGCCGCTGACGCTTGGCCTTTTAGTGGATACGAGCTACAGCGTGCGCGACGAGTTGCCGGCCGAAAAAACGGCAAGCGAGAAGTTTCTCGACGATATGCTGGCGCAACCGAAAGACCAGGCGTTCCTTATCCACTTCGACCGCGAAGTGGAGTTGATGACGGACCTGACCTCGTCGAAAGACAAGCTGCACAGGGGCATTGGCGAGTTGGAGACTTCCGGCCCTCCATCGCAAAGCAGTAGCGATGACGGCCAACGCCATCGGCGGGGAGGAACGCAGCTCTACGACGCCATCTACCTGGCGGCATCCGAGATCTTGCAGAAGCAGCAAGGGCGGAAGGCAATCGTCGTTCTTACTGATGGCGAAGATCGCGGCAGCAAGGAAACTCTGACCGACGCAGTGGAGGCAGCACAGCGCGCGGACGCGATTGTCTATGCGATTTACTTCAAGGGAGAGCAGGAGCAAAGCCGGTGGGGCAACGGAGATCACGGTAACCGTGGCGGCATGGGTGGCCCGCGGATCGGCTACCCAGGTGGAGGTGGCGGTTATCCGGGTGGTGGCGGCGGACGATACCCCGGCGGCGGTGGTGGTCGCGGTGGCGAGCAACGCGAGGCTCGGTTAGATGGGAAGAAGATCCTGACCGAAATCGCGAGCAAGACCGGCGGACGGATGTTCGAAGCCAGCAAGAAGGAGAACGTCGAAGCAATCTATGCGCAGATCGCCGAAGAACTGCGTAGCCAGTACGTGTTGGCGTACACGCCGGACCATTCCAGTGCCGATGCCGGCTATCACCGTGTAACCGTTGCGGCGAAGGACAAAGAACTGAAGATCCAAACCCGCGAAGGGTTCTACATCCCCGAACAAACCACGGCAACGAAGTAGTTAATCGCCAGTGGTTTCCACTTCGACCATCTGAACCGCGGGTGCGGATTTCACCTTCGCAATGGTGACCATCGCGACCGCGGCCACAATCACGACCGAACCCGCGACGATGTACCGGTCGATGGTCTCGTGCAGCACCGCCCAGCCGAGAAAGACAGCGACAATCGGGTTCACGTACGCGTAGGTGGCGACCTTGGGCGTCGGCACGTGCTTTAGCAGCCAGATGTAAGCAGTGAATCCGACCCACGATCCGAAGACGACAAGATAGAGAATTGCGCCAACGCCGCGGTGGGTCCATCGAATGTTGTGTTGGCGCAGTGCAAGGCTGATGCACAGGTTCACGGTGCCCGCGACAATCATCTCGTAGGCCGTCGCGGTAATCGGATCCACGGTGAACTTCGATTTCCAGCGGCGCGAAAGCACCGTACCATTCGCCCAACAGAACGATGAACCGAGCAGGCTGACGGCACCAAGCAACTGCATGCCACCGCGGATTTCGGGATTCATGAGCTTCGGCCAGAAAAGCACGCCCGTGCCCACTACGCCCAGCGCAAGTCCGATGATTCCCCGCCCCGAAGTCTTGTCTCCCTTGTAGACGAAGCTCTCAAGACAAAAGATCCAGATCGGTGTGATCGCGACGATCAACGATGCGAAGCCCGTTGCTACATACTTCTCTGCCCACGTCAAACCTGTATTGCCGCACACCAGCAGCAGGAAGCCAACCATCGCGAGACGACCAAACTCCTCCCAGGAAACGCGAATCTTCTTTCGCATCAGGGCGCAGGCGCCGAGCATGAGCGTGCCCGCTATCAGGAAGCGCATGGCACAGATGGCGGCGGCGGGGATTTTTTCGTCGTCGGCGATGCCGATGGCTAGATACGTGGAGCCCCAGAACACATACACCAACCCAAAGGCGAGGATCACTTGCAGGCGATGCCGGCTCTGGACTTCTGTCATGGGGATGGGTTCAGTGTATCGCGATAGCAGATGCCCCGATGGAGCGGGAGGACTCCGCCTATTTAGACGCGGCTGAAGTCACCTGGTGCAAACGGTAGCCTACCAGGTACAGATAGTGCAGGGCTGAGAGACAAGTGAGCGCGAAGACCGTCCACAGCAGGTAGTCTTTCCCAACGTAAATCCAGTTACGATCCACAACTTCATTCAGCAGAACCAGGAAGAGGGCACCGACCTGGGCAACCGTATTGAGCTTCCCGAGAAAGCTGGGACGGAAGTCGCGCAGCGGCGTGGTCACGTAAATCAGCGCACAGAGCATGAGAATGCAGATGTCGCGGCTGAAGACCACCACCGTAAATCGCCAAGGAATGATCTGCCGAAACGACAATACAAGGAACAGTGACGACAGCAGAAGCTTGTCGGCGATCGGGTCGAGGTATTCGCCGAGGGTGCTGCGCTGTTTCAGCCAGCGTGCGAGCAGGCCATCGAGGCCATCGCTCAATCCGGCAGCGATGAACAGCCCAAGGGCCCATTTGAAGTTGTAATCGAGCACGTTCGTGATCACGAACGGCACGAAGATGAGGCGCGCCAACGTGAGCTGATTGGGAACAGTCCAGAACCGCCAGATCACCGGCGGTTATCCCCGACCAGGAAATCGCTCGCGTCGTGGCCACACTTCACCTTGAATCGTTCCACCATAGAAGGCATGTCGCCGTTGCGCTCGTCCACTTCCATCCGCTCAATGCGGTGCATGGGGAAGAAGACAGCCGACGCGGTGACCGCATCGCCATCGCGTATCTGGCGGACGAAGTCCTCGAACGATTCGAGGCCGATGCCGCGGACGCTGACGCCAGCCTGTGAGATAGCGATAATCGCGCCCCAGAACTTCTCACGCGGAGCGCTCAAGGTGATGAGGACCGGCGCGCTGGGAACGAAAACGTCTACAGGGTCGTTCGGCGACGAGGCCCGGGGTGAACCGCTGTCTTTTGCCATGCTGGGATTGTGGCGCGGTTCGCCCTGCGATGCAAGACTTCCGCATTGAAAGTCTTTGGGGGGTGTCGAAAGGGTAGGTACTGCGCGGAAAGGCTATGAAGTTCGGCCTAAGCGGCGAACTCCATAGCACGGCTACCATTCAAAACATTGAGTTCGCGGTCGAGTTGGGTCAATTCGAGCAAATCCCGGACAAACGTTACCGGGTTCATCAGCACGAATTCGTGCCCGCGTTCGCGCGCATACAGGTGGAGCGAGGCCAAAGTACCCAGTCCGGCGCTGTCCACATCGCGAACATGAGTCAGATCGAGCACCACTTTCTTGTGCTTTTCGATCAGCGCCCGCACCGCCTCGGCCAACGTTTTAGCTTCCTCATGGAAGACGATCCGGCCCTGGCAGTGCAAGATGGCGGTCTGCTCTCCCGATCGCGGGTCGAGCTGTAACTGCAACATAATTCCTCCGTCACACATATAGACGAAAATCGATGGCGTTTGGTTCCGTTTGTTTGTGTCTGGACTGTGAATCTGCGTTAACAGGCTGCGGGATCAAGCACTTCGGAGCGGCTGCTCCAGGGTGTGACGACATCTGCGTGGTGGCGGTGAAAAGCGTAGGGATCCCGCAGGGCTTCGACGCCGATCAGCTTTTCCAGCAGATTCGAAGGCGAAATTCTGCTGCCGGAGTGCGGCGCTCCGGCGCTGAACGTAGGCGCAGCCAGCGGAAGAAAGGGCATGTGCCATTGTTTTCCGCCGGCAATTACATGACGGTGAACGTCAATTAAAGGGCCCGTGAATCCCGCAGAGTATTCAGTAGGTTAACCAGGCAACATCGGATGCAGGATGCTGGCGCTGCAGTTCACGCAAGTAGGTGACAATCTGCCACCGCTGCTGCTCGGGCAGCGAGCTCCAGGAAGGCATACCGTTCCACAGGCTGCCATTACGCAACAGCCATTGCAGTTCTCCGTCGCTTGCGCGACGCACCCGGGCGGAGACGAGCGCCGGTTTACCGTGCTGCCCCGCACCTTCCTTGCCGTGACATTCGGCACAATGTTCCTGGAAGAGTTTTTCACCAGCCCGCACCGCGTCGGGCGAAGTGGCGAACGGGTTGGCGCGGCCGCGGTCCTTGTCTGGAACATGCGAGAGCCATTTACCGTCGCCGACGTAGGCAAAGCAAAGCAATGAAGTGATCAGTAAGAATGCAGTAAGAAAAATTCGTGAACGCATGATTAATGGCTCCGGTGGAAGACCTGTCCCAGTTCATAGCTGACGCCGAGGCGCATCATGAAGCCGACACTCTTGTCGTTGAGTCCGAATGTGGGTGAGATCTTCACGGTGGGACCGTTTGGCACCGCCCATTGCACGATGGGGGCAAAGTACTGCGATGTATCGTGCAGGCCAGCTGAGTAACGGTCTCCCAGACCGCCATACATTTCCCCGCCAAGCGCAAAGCGCTCGCGACAGAAGCTGCATGGGCTCGACGAAGCCGTCAGTGCCAGCGGGCGGCTGAGTCCGACGGCGTAACCGAATTCCCACGGCTCGTTGGAAAGATTCTTCGTCATGATCAGGTTTTCGGAGAGGTTCCATCCTTTGAAATTGCTGGACAGGATGAGCTTGGTCTCGAGTTCGTGCTTCCGCTCGCTACGGTCCGTGCGCTCGGTGACGTCATCAATGCCGTCATGGCCTTCGATCTCCAGCAGCGATTTGTCGGCGCTGTTGACGTTTTCGAACTCGACGTAGATCACCGGGTTGATCCAGTGTTCACGCATCAAGGGACGGAAACGGTTCTCCCAGCGCCAGCCAGTGAACACGGTAGCTTCATCCACCGTGGACTGTCCGGAGAGATAGAGCTCGGTCGTCCACCAGGCTTTGGCCCCATATTCGAGTTCGAGCGTGTTGGAGAGGAACCCATTGCCGCCGGCAGGCGTCCCGCCGATGGTTTTGTTTTCGATCTCGAAGTTTCCGGGTTCCTCGAGTTGATGAGAATAAGTGACGAAGTAAGTCTCTTGCGCGCGCAGGGAGAGCGCAAACAGAAGGAGTACACAAAAAGAAAGGGTCGAACGAAGCACGGCCATATTCCTAACCACCGTAGTAATTGAAAATGAAATTCAATTTCATTTTCAACTTGGCCAGAATACGGGAACGCCCCTCGCCCGGCAATCACACATTCGTCCAATGGCTAACCTTCGTACCCCAAATGGGAAATCCGACCCTGAACTGCGCTCGGGAGCAACTCGCGCAAGCCCGGTGTCTAAGCATGGAAAGCAATTGAGGAGACCAACGATGGCAATGCTTCCAAGCAACTCCAATAGCCCCAAAGCCGAAATGAACGTCACGCCGCTCATCGACGTATTGCTCGTCTTGCTGATTATTTACATGGTGATAACGCCGCTGAATTCGCAGGGTTTAAAGGCCTTGATCCCCCAGCCGACGCAACCCAATTCCCCTGCCGCGCCGCATGAGAATGACGCCGTCGTGGTGCAGGTGCTTGCCGGGAACGGCGATACTTTGCTGAAAATCAACAATGAAAGTGTCACTTGGGAAGGGCTGGAACCGCGACTCAAGGCGATCTTCGCGCCTCGTGTCGAACGCGTGGTTTTCGTAAAAGGCGATGCAAGCGTTGAGTTCGAACAAGTCGCGCGAGTGGTCAGTCTCGCGCACAGCGCGGGAATCGATCACGTTGGGTTGCTGACGGCGAAGGTTGAGTCGGCGCGCTAGCGCTTCGGCATCAACGCGCCGAGCGGCGGATACGATGTTGGCGTGGTGAAGCTGCGCTCGAGCGGTTGCGACTTCAAGTCAATCGCTTTGGCGAGCATTTCGATTGCCTGGCCTGCATTCGGCGGAATGACAACGGTAGCGGCGAGGAGCCCGCGTCGGACCCAAGCCTGGCCAGTGTTCGGCATTCCGTCGCACCCGATATACGGCAAACTGAGCCAATTATCGCGGTTGGAATGTTCTTCGAAGGCCTTGCGGGCGCCGAGTGCCATGGAGTCATCCTGCGCGGCGACGAGCCCAATGCCGAGGTCCTTGGCGATGGCGAGACGGAGCCACGAATTGACCGCCTGCGTTGCGCTCTGCTCGGTCCACTGCGCCTTCATAGCGCGGATCTGGATGTTGGCCGGCTTGGTTTCCATCATGCCGTTGGTGCGTTGTTGCGCCGCATCGCTTCCCGACGGTCCCTGGATATAAAGCGCGGTGCCACCTTGCGGCAGGAGCGCCGCCATCTGGCGACCCTGGATGCGGCCCACATCTTCGTGATTCGTGCTGATCGCGAACGACGGGACCTGGAACGAGCGACGCAGATCGCTGAGATAGTCCACTTCGCGATTGAGTACGACCCATCCGATGCCAGCCTGGGCTGAGGCCCGCGCAACCTGCGCGAGGGCTGTGCCGACGGGTTCGAAAATGACGGCATCCGGACGATGCTCGACAGGCGCCTGAACACATTTCAGGATCTGCTGGCTCTGGTTCGAAGGATCGTTTTGTGCGTCAAGGATCAAGAGTTCGGCGCCGAGCCGGCGAGCAGCTTCCTGGGCGGCGGTTGCCTGCTCGATCTGGTAGTCATTGTCTCGGGTAGTGAGGGAGAGGACGATGTTGAGCTTCTTCATTGCCTTAAGATCTTCGCACCCATCCTACCGAGTGCGCCCTCGAAGCGCACCTGTTTTCTCTGCATGCCATTGATTCGCAGTCTCTAAACCGGGACAGCCGGATGTAAAGGAGGGTAAATCCCCGGCGAAGTCCCATGATTACGGCGTTGCGGATTTACAATCGTCAGCGATTCCTACAGGGACGGTCTGGGGCCGTCTCGCATCCCGATACAGGAGTTCCTCCATGAAGCAATCCTGGCTGAACGCCCTACTGTGCTGCGCGATTTTGGGCGCAACCGCAGGGGCACAGCAGAAGAATCCTCCGAAACCTCAAGTTGAAAAGAGTTCGCCCAGCGAAAACATCGCAAACCGACCGGCGAACGCGCCGGAAGAACCGCGCGCTCAGCGCGAAGAACGACGGCAGGAAGACGCTCCGCAACAACCACGCGGTGAGGGGCAGAAGCCGTCGATGAAGTGGGACATGACGGAGACAGCTCCGGTGGTGACCCACCACGAAATCAACGTAAACGGCCGGGCTCTGCGATACACCGCCACGGTCGGACGGTTGCCGATTAAAGACCTCACTGGCACCACCGAAGCGCTGATGTTCTACGTCGCTTACACGCTCGATGGACAG
This window encodes:
- a CDS encoding c-type cytochrome, which gives rise to MRSRIFLTAFLLITSLLCFAYVGDGKWLSHVPDKDRGRANPFATSPDAVRAGEKLFQEHCAECHGKEGAGQHGKPALVSARVRRASDGELQWLLRNGSLWNGMPSWSSLPEQQRWQIVTYLRELQRQHPASDVAWLTY
- a CDS encoding substrate-binding domain-containing protein, coding for MKKLNIVLSLTTRDNDYQIEQATAAQEAARRLGAELLILDAQNDPSNQSQQILKCVQAPVEHRPDAVIFEPVGTALAQVARASAQAGIGWVVLNREVDYLSDLRRSFQVPSFAISTNHEDVGRIQGRQMAALLPQGGTALYIQGPSGSDAAQQRTNGMMETKPANIQIRAMKAQWTEQSATQAVNSWLRLAIAKDLGIGLVAAQDDSMALGARKAFEEHSNRDNWLSLPYIGCDGMPNTGQAWVRRGLLAATVVIPPNAGQAIEMLAKAIDLKSQPLERSFTTPTSYPPLGALMPKR
- a CDS encoding STAS domain-containing protein; its protein translation is MLQLQLDPRSGEQTAILHCQGRIVFHEEAKTLAEAVRALIEKHKKVVLDLTHVRDVDSAGLGTLASLHLYARERGHEFVLMNPVTFVRDLLELTQLDRELNVLNGSRAMEFAA
- the cysS gene encoding cysteine--tRNA ligase, producing the protein MALELFNTLSGKIETFQPLEDNEVRMYACGPTVYDYGHIGNFRTFIVVDTLRRFLKQSGYKLKHVMNVTDVDDKIIRNAARDGKTVQEYTAKYRKAFLEDCEALNIEHPELLVNATDHIDEMARFIKRMEDLDVAYKTEDGSYYFRIAKFPEYGKLSKKDFAGMNDGARVDVDEYEKDNARDFALWKAPKPGEAKWDTVIGSGRPGWHIECSIMSMKYLGESFDIHLGGEDLVFPHHENEIAQSESVTHKKFANFWVHSRFLLVEGQKMSKSLGNFFTVRDLILMGHKPSSIRFLLMSVPYRKQLNFTFDGLKQAAISVDRLRNFKRRIQTEPFAEGTNDKIGLMANETITKIKAALDNDLNTAEALAPIFDLVRDVNAAADAGEVKRGDVASLLEALQKFDEIFAVLNDDDSGKVKFAVDWANQEGKADKISAETAEMAKAAGLSDEKVEALVAEHSAARKAKDFKRSDAIRAELMESGIILENTKDGVRWKRK
- a CDS encoding CDP-alcohol phosphatidyltransferase family protein, which translates into the protein MIWRFWTVPNQLTLARLIFVPFVITNVLDYNFKWALGLFIAAGLSDGLDGLLARWLKQRSTLGEYLDPIADKLLLSSLFLVLSFRQIIPWRFTVVVFSRDICILMLCALIYVTTPLRDFRPSFLGKLNTVAQVGALFLVLLNEVVDRNWIYVGKDYLLWTVFALTCLSALHYLYLVGYRLHQVTSAASK
- a CDS encoding VWA domain-containing protein, with translation MSNVRILLCPLVGFCLLASIATAQDKPTLRTSSPPAEERQPEAQPDTPSFHVEVKEVTLPVTVRDKHGKIVQTLNKEDFSLVQDGKTQTITQFRRDTKLPLTLGLLVDTSYSVRDELPAEKTASEKFLDDMLAQPKDQAFLIHFDREVELMTDLTSSKDKLHRGIGELETSGPPSQSSSDDGQRHRRGGTQLYDAIYLAASEILQKQQGRKAIVVLTDGEDRGSKETLTDAVEAAQRADAIVYAIYFKGEQEQSRWGNGDHGNRGGMGGPRIGYPGGGGGYPGGGGGRYPGGGGGRGGEQREARLDGKKILTEIASKTGGRMFEASKKENVEAIYAQIAEELRSQYVLAYTPDHSSADAGYHRVTVAAKDKELKIQTREGFYIPEQTTATK
- a CDS encoding EamA family transporter, encoding MTEVQSRHRLQVILAFGLVYVFWGSTYLAIGIADDEKIPAAAICAMRFLIAGTLMLGACALMRKKIRVSWEEFGRLAMVGFLLLVCGNTGLTWAEKYVATGFASLIVAITPIWIFCLESFVYKGDKTSGRGIIGLALGVVGTGVLFWPKLMNPEIRGGMQLLGAVSLLGSSFCWANGTVLSRRWKSKFTVDPITATAYEMIVAGTVNLCISLALRQHNIRWTHRGVGAILYLVVFGSWVGFTAYIWLLKHVPTPKVATYAYVNPIVAVFLGWAVLHETIDRYIVAGSVVIVAAVAMVTIAKVKSAPAVQMVEVETTGD
- a CDS encoding ExbD/TolR family protein, which encodes MAMLPSNSNSPKAEMNVTPLIDVLLVLLIIYMVITPLNSQGLKALIPQPTQPNSPAAPHENDAVVVQVLAGNGDTLLKINNESVTWEGLEPRLKAIFAPRVERVVFVKGDASVEFEQVARVVSLAHSAGIDHVGLLTAKVESAR
- a CDS encoding acetyl ornithine aminotransferase family protein; translated protein: MSTAITTAGPKIRTKLPGPNAQRVLEGDARIISPSYTRSYPLVAKRGHGVVIEDVDGNEFFDFSSGIAVTSTGHCHPEVVAAIQKQAGELIHMSGTDFYYESMITLGDRLSKIAPMKGPHRVYYGNSGAEAIECALKLARYHTKRQHIIAFYGAFHGRTMGALSLTASKPQQHRRFSPLVPGVTHIPYPNLYRRPEGTDANEYAVSVARFLEEKVFTTDIAPEEVAAIFVEAIQGEGGYLPAPPAFMQELRKICDKHGILLVCDEVQSGCGRTGKWWAVEHTGVEPDMITIAKGIASGMPLSVCLTKAEIMDWVPGSHASTFGGNPVAIAAALATLDVLEREGVKNAETVGKHIMNRISKWPEKMPLVGDVRGHGLMLGVEFVSDKKTKRPAGELRDAVVDLAFEKGILYLGAGPNTLRIAPALIVTKEEADIALDILEECILNVAALHEKGKKAGEEVGS